Proteins from a genomic interval of Orbaceae bacterium lpD02:
- the efp gene encoding elongation factor P, with product MASYSTSEFKAGLKIMQDGEPCVIVENEFYKPGKGQAINRVKIKKLLSGKTMDKTFKSGESVDAADVMDMNLTYLYTDGEFWHFMNNSSFEQLSADSKAVGDNAKWLVEQAECILTLWNGQPIAVTPPNFVELEVVETDPGLKGDTAGTGGKPATLSTGAVVRVPLFIQIGEVLKVDTRSGEYVSRVK from the coding sequence ATGGCATCTTATAGTACTAGTGAGTTTAAAGCCGGTCTTAAAATAATGCAAGATGGAGAGCCTTGCGTAATCGTTGAAAATGAATTTTATAAACCAGGCAAAGGCCAAGCGATTAACCGAGTGAAAATTAAAAAATTACTATCTGGTAAGACAATGGACAAAACCTTTAAATCAGGTGAAAGTGTCGATGCTGCCGATGTAATGGATATGAATTTAACTTATTTATATACCGATGGTGAATTTTGGCATTTTATGAATAACTCTAGCTTCGAGCAGTTATCTGCGGATAGTAAAGCTGTTGGTGATAATGCTAAATGGCTAGTAGAACAAGCTGAATGTATTTTAACATTATGGAATGGTCAACCAATCGCAGTGACCCCACCCAATTTTGTTGAGTTAGAAGTCGTTGAAACCGATCCTGGTTTAAAAGGTGATACCGCTGGTACCGGTGGCAAACCCGCAACACTCTCAACCGGAGCAGTTGTTCGTGTACCATTATTTATTCAAATTGGTGAAGTCCTAAAAGTTGACACTCGCTCTGGTGAATACGTATCGCGCGTCAAGTAA
- a CDS encoding MFS transporter, translating to MPKQKSYIRFHVAILMLFATVINYLDRTVMSAAAPMIEKDLHISPEAMGWIMSAFFLSYACCQIPAGFLADKFGQRKTLAGSVTWWSLATAATALATSPAGFIFARIFMGVGEAAAYPCNGGVTAKWFPDRERGRVTALFDSGSRFGTAFAMPLVVCIISQWGWHAAFFICGGLGLLWVLWWLIVYHDPEKHPNISAAELKYIRDGQVKKEGIDNIQPMKWYELLKYRNVIAMCIGFFMLNYAVYFFITWFPTYLMKERGLSLTEMGFVAMLPPLCGVIGQWIGGWLLDFVYIKTNNLNIARKINLVGGMLVATLITFAGLVDSLSVMMVLLCASYVGLAFAGSAIWCLPGDIAPRNMTSVLGGIQNSVANCGGILGPIVTGYIVGATHSFMYALMVSGSACLIGALVYLFMLKDIKPITPN from the coding sequence ATGCCTAAACAAAAAAGTTATATTCGTTTTCATGTAGCAATACTAATGCTATTCGCCACGGTAATTAATTATCTAGATAGAACCGTAATGTCAGCCGCAGCACCGATGATTGAAAAGGATTTACATATTTCGCCCGAAGCGATGGGATGGATTATGTCCGCATTTTTTCTAAGTTACGCCTGCTGTCAAATCCCAGCAGGTTTTCTTGCCGATAAATTTGGTCAACGTAAAACATTAGCAGGCTCTGTTACTTGGTGGTCACTTGCTACTGCAGCGACCGCACTCGCAACATCTCCTGCTGGTTTTATCTTCGCGCGTATTTTTATGGGGGTTGGCGAAGCAGCAGCTTATCCATGCAATGGTGGAGTTACGGCAAAATGGTTTCCTGATCGTGAAAGAGGGCGAGTTACTGCATTATTCGATAGTGGTTCGCGCTTTGGGACTGCATTTGCGATGCCATTAGTAGTATGTATTATTTCTCAATGGGGATGGCATGCCGCATTCTTTATCTGTGGTGGATTAGGACTACTTTGGGTGTTGTGGTGGTTGATTGTTTATCATGACCCGGAAAAACATCCTAATATTAGCGCTGCTGAACTTAAATATATTCGTGATGGGCAAGTTAAAAAAGAGGGAATTGATAATATTCAACCGATGAAATGGTATGAATTACTCAAATACCGTAATGTTATCGCAATGTGTATTGGTTTTTTTATGCTTAATTATGCCGTCTATTTCTTTATTACTTGGTTCCCAACCTACTTAATGAAAGAACGAGGGCTTAGTTTGACGGAAATGGGCTTTGTTGCCATGCTTCCACCGTTATGTGGTGTGATCGGGCAATGGATTGGCGGCTGGTTACTCGATTTTGTATATATTAAAACCAATAATCTTAATATTGCTCGAAAAATTAACCTTGTCGGAGGAATGCTTGTAGCGACACTCATTACATTTGCTGGATTGGTTGATTCATTGTCAGTGATGATGGTGTTACTATGTGCCTCTTACGTAGGGTTAGCTTTTGCAGGCTCGGCTATTTGGTGTTTACCTGGTGATATCGCACCAAGGAATATGACATCAGTGCTTGGCGGTATTCAAAATTCTGTTGCAAACTGTGGTGGAATATTAGGGCCAATTGTAACGGGCTATATTGTCGGGGCAACACATTCCTTTATGTATGCGTTGATGGTATCAGGCTCGGCATGTTTGATCGGCGCATTAGTTTACCTATTTATGTTAAAAGATATTAAACCAATTACACCAAATTGA
- a CDS encoding tagaturonate reductase produces the protein MNKLLNRQNFPGPAYPEKVLQFGEGNFLRAFIDWIIDNLNEKTDFNSGITIIRPIDTHQPTLNGQDGLYTTVIRGINEQGVAVAEPKIIYSVNREISVYQEFNEYLKCAENPDLEFIFSNTTEAGITFSDQDKLSATPPATFPAKLTVLLYHRFKHFNGQKEKGLIIIPCELIDYNGEKLKEYVIKYAELWRLDADFVSWLNDANTFCSTLVDRIVTGYPKDEAAKLEQELGYQDKFLDTAEYFYLFVIQGPNWIKDKLKLNEVNMNILVADDIKPYKERKVGILNGAHTAMVPVAYLAGIRTVGEAMANAKVENFIKNLLNKEVIPTLSLDKDELNQFASDVLNRFKNPFIKHELIAISLNSLTKFKTRLLPQLVTYSQKFNQPPKYIAFALSALIAFYHGEYQGNKIPLTDDKHLLDRFEAWQYLYKRDVKQLVSNVLGMADHWEQDLNAIPELTDLVTKNLQAILANDIESVIPQD, from the coding sequence ATGAATAAACTACTTAATCGTCAAAATTTTCCTGGTCCGGCTTATCCTGAGAAAGTACTACAATTCGGTGAGGGTAATTTCTTAAGAGCCTTTATTGATTGGATTATTGATAACCTTAATGAAAAAACCGACTTCAATAGCGGAATCACCATTATTCGTCCTATTGATACTCATCAACCAACATTAAATGGGCAAGATGGTTTATATACCACGGTAATTCGCGGCATTAATGAACAAGGTGTCGCGGTTGCTGAGCCTAAAATCATTTATTCTGTTAATCGTGAGATTTCTGTCTATCAAGAATTTAACGAGTATTTAAAGTGTGCAGAAAACCCAGATCTCGAGTTTATCTTTTCAAATACCACTGAAGCTGGCATTACCTTTAGTGATCAAGATAAACTATCTGCTACCCCACCCGCCACATTCCCAGCAAAATTAACAGTCTTGCTTTACCACCGTTTTAAACACTTTAATGGCCAAAAAGAAAAAGGCTTGATTATTATTCCTTGTGAATTAATCGATTATAACGGCGAAAAATTAAAAGAGTATGTCATTAAATATGCCGAATTATGGCGTTTAGATGCAGATTTTGTAAGTTGGTTAAATGATGCCAATACATTCTGTTCAACACTTGTTGACCGTATTGTTACCGGCTACCCAAAAGATGAAGCGGCTAAACTTGAACAAGAACTTGGCTATCAAGATAAATTCCTCGATACAGCAGAATATTTTTACTTGTTTGTTATTCAAGGACCAAATTGGATTAAAGATAAACTTAAACTCAATGAAGTAAATATGAATATCTTGGTCGCTGATGATATTAAGCCTTATAAAGAACGTAAAGTGGGTATCTTAAATGGCGCGCATACCGCGATGGTGCCCGTTGCCTATCTTGCCGGAATTCGCACTGTAGGCGAAGCGATGGCAAACGCTAAAGTTGAAAACTTTATCAAAAATTTATTAAATAAAGAAGTGATCCCAACATTATCATTAGATAAAGATGAGCTAAATCAATTTGCTAGCGACGTATTAAATCGCTTCAAAAATCCGTTTATTAAACACGAATTAATCGCAATCTCATTGAATTCATTAACTAAGTTTAAAACACGTTTGCTGCCTCAATTAGTGACATATAGTCAAAAATTTAATCAACCACCCAAATACATTGCTTTCGCATTATCAGCTTTAATTGCTTTTTACCATGGTGAATATCAAGGTAATAAAATTCCTTTAACGGATGATAAACATCTATTAGATCGTTTTGAAGCATGGCAATACTTGTATAAACGTGATGTTAAACAACTCGTCTCAAATGTATTAGGAATGGCAGATCACTGGGAACAAGATCTGAATGCCATTCCAGAACTTACCGATCTCGTTACTAAAAATCTTCAAGCGATTTTAGCTAATGATATCGAAAGCGTTATTCCACAGGATTAA
- the epmB gene encoding EF-P beta-lysylation protein EpmB has product MIRIIQQNYSQPNKEEWIYDLAQVVTNLNDLFSYLSLDLPATSPLTLAAKKQFPLRVPKSFIDRMEKGNLADPLLRQILCDEKEMDIVDGYNVDPLGEQNNPLPGLLHKYHNRVLLITKTNCAINCRYCFRRHFPYSDNQGNKTNLNQALDYIRDHPELNEVILSGGDPLMAKDHELAWLINKLESIPHIERLRIHSRLVVMIPNRVTDRLCELFEQSRLNIILVTHINHQNEIDQSVIKAMHKLKSKNVTLFNQSVLLKGINDNADTLANLSNKLFTAGILPYYLHVLDKVQGAAHFFVDDKTAQSIMRKLATQVSGYLVPKLAREISGEKNKRLLPY; this is encoded by the coding sequence ATGATCCGTATTATACAACAAAATTACTCGCAGCCAAATAAAGAAGAATGGATTTATGATCTTGCTCAAGTGGTAACGAACTTAAATGATTTATTTAGTTACTTGTCTCTTGATCTCCCAGCCACTTCACCGCTGACATTAGCAGCAAAAAAACAATTTCCACTACGCGTACCTAAAAGCTTTATCGACAGAATGGAAAAAGGTAATTTAGCTGACCCTCTTTTGCGTCAGATCTTGTGTGATGAAAAAGAGATGGATATCGTTGATGGCTACAACGTAGATCCATTAGGTGAACAAAATAATCCCCTTCCTGGCTTGCTACATAAATACCATAATCGGGTTTTATTAATCACTAAAACTAACTGCGCAATTAATTGCCGTTACTGCTTTCGGCGCCATTTCCCCTATTCAGATAACCAAGGCAATAAAACAAATTTAAACCAAGCGTTAGATTATATTAGGGATCACCCTGAGCTGAATGAAGTTATTTTATCAGGAGGCGATCCTTTAATGGCAAAGGATCACGAATTAGCATGGCTAATCAATAAGCTGGAAAGTATTCCTCACATTGAGCGATTACGTATTCACAGTCGTTTAGTTGTTATGATCCCCAATAGAGTGACCGACCGATTGTGTGAACTGTTTGAGCAAAGTCGCTTAAATATCATTTTGGTGACTCACATTAACCATCAAAATGAAATTGATCAATCAGTGATCAAGGCGATGCACAAGCTTAAGAGTAAGAATGTTACATTATTCAACCAAAGTGTGCTATTAAAAGGAATTAACGATAATGCCGATACCCTTGCGAATTTGAGTAACAAATTATTTACCGCGGGCATATTACCGTATTATTTACACGTTTTAGATAAGGTACAAGGCGCCGCACATTTTTTTGTTGATGATAAAACGGCTCAATCAATAATGAGAAAGCTTGCAACACAAGTTTCGGGATACTTGGTACCAAAGCTAGCACGCGAAATCAGTGGTGAGAAAAATAAACGATTGCTACCCTATTAA
- a CDS encoding GntR family transcriptional regulator, translated as MSRSQTLRHNTINQFIDCINNHIIAFPLPSISILADMFNVSRTTIRAILNYLLEIGVLANQDNQYQLIRKPTEKDKINVIFEKRVVQDEKFEQYFYSLINSHKLLPGDQFSEIELAKKANVSPIVVREFLLRFLHYGLINNYQKGKWQLIVFDQDYAEKLYEFRSILEIFALRSFMAQPDHHINWTKAKELLQSHKSLQQNINNDYTLFSSLDREFHQLILSSRDNPFFVQSFDLISVIFHFHYQWDNSDLKERNSVAVSEHIAVLAAILQKNETKAIAALCKHLNTAKTSMHESISRALMIKNR; from the coding sequence ATGAGTCGTAGCCAAACATTACGCCACAATACCATTAATCAATTTATTGATTGTATAAATAACCATATTATTGCATTTCCACTCCCTTCAATCTCTATTCTAGCGGATATGTTTAATGTCAGCAGGACGACTATTCGAGCTATCTTAAACTATTTGTTAGAAATTGGTGTATTAGCAAATCAAGACAATCAGTACCAATTAATTCGCAAACCAACTGAAAAAGATAAAATTAACGTTATTTTTGAAAAGCGAGTGGTACAAGATGAAAAATTTGAACAGTACTTTTATAGCTTAATTAATAGCCATAAACTATTACCTGGTGATCAATTTAGTGAAATCGAATTAGCTAAAAAAGCAAATGTTAGTCCAATTGTGGTTAGGGAGTTTTTATTACGTTTCTTACATTACGGTTTAATCAATAATTACCAAAAAGGAAAGTGGCAACTAATCGTTTTCGATCAAGATTATGCTGAAAAACTCTATGAATTTCGTAGTATTTTGGAGATATTTGCGCTACGTTCATTTATGGCACAACCAGACCATCATATCAATTGGACCAAAGCTAAAGAATTACTCCAAAGCCATAAAAGCCTACAACAAAATATCAATAATGATTATACTTTATTTTCAAGCCTTGATCGTGAATTTCATCAACTGATCCTTTCTTCTCGCGATAATCCATTTTTTGTACAATCTTTTGACTTAATTTCGGTTATTTTTCATTTTCATTATCAGTGGGATAATAGTGACCTGAAAGAGCGTAATAGTGTCGCAGTGAGTGAACACATTGCCGTACTTGCCGCAATTTTGCAAAAAAATGAAACTAAAGCCATTGCGGCATTATGTAAGCACCTGAATACAGCCAAAACATCGATGCATGAATCAATTAGTCGAGCGTTAATGATAAAAAACAGATAA
- the metA gene encoding homoserine O-succinyltransferase, whose protein sequence is MPICIPDTLPAVDVLRNENVFIMSSSRANSQEIRPLKVLFLNLMPKKIETENQFLRLLSNSALQVDIQLLRIDQRESKNTPIEHLDSFYCDFENIKAQNFDGLIITGAPLGKIQFDDVVYWSQLVEIIQWAKEHVTSTLFVCWAVQAALKILYDLPKLTRNQKLSGVYQHCITDPKAILTRGFDDSFLAPHSRYADFPSEIIRAKTDLVILAESKIAGAYLMATKDKRMAFVTGHPEYDSFTLANEYFRDLNGGLAPDIPQNYFPDDNPLQPTHATWRSHAYLLFSNWLNYYVYQLTPYDLNTRNLTVD, encoded by the coding sequence ATGCCTATTTGTATTCCTGACACATTGCCTGCTGTTGATGTATTACGTAATGAAAATGTATTCATAATGTCCTCTAGCCGAGCTAATAGTCAGGAAATTCGACCTCTAAAAGTGTTGTTTTTAAACCTAATGCCGAAAAAAATAGAAACTGAAAATCAGTTTCTAAGATTATTATCTAACTCCGCACTTCAAGTCGACATTCAGTTATTACGTATCGATCAACGAGAATCAAAAAATACGCCAATAGAGCACCTAGATAGTTTCTATTGTGATTTTGAAAATATCAAAGCACAAAATTTTGATGGGCTAATCATTACTGGCGCCCCTCTAGGTAAAATTCAATTTGATGATGTGGTATATTGGTCGCAGTTAGTTGAAATTATCCAATGGGCAAAAGAGCATGTTACATCGACATTATTTGTCTGTTGGGCAGTGCAAGCTGCGTTAAAGATTTTGTATGATTTACCAAAACTGACGCGTAATCAAAAATTATCTGGTGTTTATCAGCACTGCATTACTGACCCTAAGGCAATTTTGACGCGCGGATTTGATGACTCTTTTTTAGCGCCTCATTCGCGTTATGCCGACTTTCCAAGCGAGATTATTCGAGCCAAAACGGATCTTGTTATTTTAGCTGAGTCAAAAATTGCCGGAGCTTATTTAATGGCAACTAAAGATAAACGAATGGCTTTTGTGACCGGTCACCCAGAGTATGACTCATTTACACTTGCTAATGAGTATTTTCGTGACTTAAATGGAGGATTGGCTCCCGATATTCCACAAAATTATTTTCCTGATGATAATCCTTTACAGCCTACTCATGCCACATGGCGCAGTCATGCTTATTTATTATTTAGCAATTGGCTTAACTACTATGTTTATCAGTTAACACCGTATGATTTGAATACCCGTAATTTAACCGTCGATTAA
- the trmL gene encoding tRNA (uridine(34)/cytosine(34)/5-carboxymethylaminomethyluridine(34)-2'-O)-methyltransferase TrmL translates to MLNVVLFEPEIPANTGNIIRLCANAGFKLHIIEPMGFFWDDKKLRRAGLDYHEFVKTKRYHNFSEFLANNQLILAQTDRLYAMTTKGSKPHSEVNYQVNDYLLFGPETRGLPAEILDPLPPKQRIRIPMLTNSRSMNLSNSVAVAIYESWRQLNYQGANL, encoded by the coding sequence GTGTTAAACGTTGTACTTTTTGAACCAGAAATTCCAGCAAATACTGGCAATATTATTCGATTATGTGCTAATGCAGGATTTAAATTACACATTATTGAACCAATGGGATTTTTTTGGGATGACAAAAAACTTAGACGAGCAGGTCTTGATTATCACGAATTTGTTAAAACTAAACGCTATCATAATTTTAGCGAATTTTTAGCCAATAATCAGCTGATATTAGCCCAAACGGACCGCCTATACGCAATGACAACTAAAGGTTCAAAGCCGCATAGTGAGGTTAACTATCAAGTAAACGACTACTTACTATTTGGCCCAGAAACCAGAGGACTACCTGCTGAAATACTTGATCCCCTACCGCCAAAACAACGCATTCGCATTCCAATGCTCACCAATAGTCGTAGTATGAATTTATCTAATTCAGTCGCCGTCGCAATTTATGAGTCTTGGCGGCAACTCAATTATCAAGGCGCGAATCTTTAA
- a CDS encoding response regulator, with protein MNKKLLLVDDDLEITALLKELLELECFTVELAHNGADALAKFNNTFDLILLDIMMPDINGLTVLTQLRTKYTVPIILLTAKDNELDKIIGLELGADDYIIKPFNDRELIARIRATLRRKYWDISPTQEDGKTPTEYSIDGLKVNVRQQSAYFEHRYIDLTGTEFQILLKLLEKPGTIISRDTLSESVLGKEFLPFARSIDVHVSNLRKKLPLRNAKLPWIKTLRSKGYLFVIDNEST; from the coding sequence ATGAATAAAAAATTACTATTAGTTGATGATGATCTTGAAATAACGGCATTACTAAAGGAACTTTTAGAATTAGAATGCTTTACTGTTGAATTAGCCCACAATGGTGCCGATGCACTGGCAAAGTTTAATAATACCTTCGATCTAATATTGCTTGACATTATGATGCCAGATATTAACGGACTAACCGTTCTCACTCAGCTTAGAACCAAATATACCGTACCTATAATTTTACTTACAGCAAAAGATAACGAATTAGATAAAATTATTGGCCTTGAGTTAGGTGCTGATGATTATATTATTAAACCGTTTAATGATAGAGAGCTCATCGCCAGGATTAGAGCAACGTTAAGGCGAAAATACTGGGATATATCACCAACACAAGAAGATGGCAAAACGCCAACGGAATATAGCATTGATGGTTTAAAAGTAAATGTACGTCAACAGTCAGCCTATTTTGAGCATAGATATATAGATCTCACTGGTACAGAATTTCAAATTTTACTAAAGCTACTAGAAAAACCAGGTACAATAATCTCTCGTGATACATTGAGTGAATCCGTACTAGGGAAAGAATTTTTACCTTTTGCTCGCTCGATTGATGTTCATGTCTCTAATTTGCGCAAAAAATTACCTTTACGTAATGCTAAATTACCTTGGATTAAAACACTTCGCTCAAAAGGGTATCTATTTGTTATAGATAATGAGTCAACGTGA
- the cpxA gene encoding envelope stress sensor histidine kinase CpxA gives MFDKLTLRIFAIFIITLAFFLAVILTIPDFDARNLTYLSEKEKCSGVELAKSIEHDLAKVPKSSFRWWMRFMVVMDNLQPQGQFLYIVTPSDQIITSDTNNIDLIRNFSELTNKADNPAKKIYGSYDVIGPFPIKYSNEAYYLYIMRICSDPQSPFLNLIFDYPFLLLTVTMLASSPFLLWLAWSLAKPARRLKKAAEQVARGNFTQWPELEKFGSSEFKATGASFNHMLRELKRMQEIQQRLLSDISHELRTPLTRLQLAVALSKRKYGETKETERIELEGQKLDIMIGELLLLARQQQANNESQIPCQINKLCKHLLDNATFEAEQLHKSFKLISKLPEQSILCYPQAFCSALENVIRNAFRYCCYLVEVNFQIINNQLIISIDDDGLGVAEDELNQIFRPFYRTSEARDRESGGTGLGLAIVANAIKQHSGKVYAEKSHLGGLRIVIKLPLYNKQ, from the coding sequence ATCTTTGATAAATTAACCTTAAGAATATTTGCAATATTCATTATCACTTTAGCTTTTTTTCTGGCAGTTATTCTAACAATACCTGATTTTGATGCCAGAAATTTAACCTACTTATCAGAAAAGGAAAAATGTTCTGGTGTAGAGTTAGCCAAATCAATTGAGCACGATCTGGCCAAAGTTCCTAAAAGTAGCTTTCGCTGGTGGATGCGCTTTATGGTTGTGATGGATAATTTACAGCCTCAAGGTCAGTTTCTTTATATTGTCACACCAAGTGATCAAATAATTACATCAGATACCAATAATATAGATCTTATTCGTAACTTTAGCGAATTAACAAATAAAGCAGATAATCCAGCGAAAAAAATCTATGGCAGTTATGATGTTATCGGACCGTTTCCGATTAAATACAGTAATGAAGCTTATTACTTGTATATCATGAGAATTTGTAGCGATCCACAATCGCCATTTTTAAACCTTATCTTTGATTATCCCTTTTTATTATTAACTGTCACGATGTTAGCCAGCTCACCATTTTTATTATGGCTAGCATGGAGCCTAGCAAAACCAGCAAGACGCTTAAAAAAAGCGGCTGAACAAGTCGCCAGAGGGAATTTTACTCAATGGCCTGAGCTTGAAAAATTTGGCTCATCTGAGTTTAAAGCAACAGGAGCCAGTTTTAATCATATGTTACGAGAGCTTAAACGCATGCAAGAGATACAACAGCGTTTATTATCAGATATCTCTCATGAGCTAAGAACACCGCTAACTCGCTTACAGCTTGCCGTCGCTTTATCAAAAAGAAAATATGGCGAAACCAAAGAAACTGAGCGCATCGAACTTGAAGGGCAAAAACTCGACATTATGATTGGCGAATTACTTTTATTAGCCAGGCAGCAACAAGCGAACAATGAAAGCCAAATTCCGTGTCAAATTAATAAACTATGTAAACATTTACTTGATAATGCAACGTTTGAAGCAGAACAATTACATAAATCATTTAAACTAATATCTAAACTCCCGGAGCAATCGATTCTATGTTATCCACAAGCATTTTGTAGCGCGCTAGAAAATGTAATTCGTAATGCTTTCCGTTACTGTTGCTATCTTGTCGAAGTTAATTTTCAAATCATAAATAATCAACTAATTATCAGCATTGACGATGATGGGCTTGGGGTGGCTGAAGATGAGTTGAATCAGATTTTTAGACCCTTTTATCGGACGAGTGAAGCGAGAGATCGCGAATCAGGTGGAACGGGTTTAGGACTAGCGATTGTCGCAAATGCGATTAAACAACATAGCGGTAAAGTGTATGCTGAAAAAAGCCACCTTGGCGGACTAAGAATTGTGATAAAATTACCACTTTATAATAAGCAATAA
- a CDS encoding cation diffusion facilitator family transporter, which translates to MSYSYEKLVKKATYLAVIFALILITIKLFAWWMTGSISLLASLFDSSMDLLASGINFILIRYSLRPADDNHRFGHGKAESLAALAQSAFIIGSVAFLLLNSVKLLSRPAQIDYPLLGIIISSVSVFLTLGLVLYQRHVIKLTDSQAVKADMLHYSSDLLMNGAVVIALILSWCGVIYADAIFALLISCYILFSAVKIAFSAVQDLLDKALPEVDNANILDIASSFSEVHGIHDLKTRRSGPMTFVQLHVELDDNMPLFEAHAIADKIEKLISQKYHPAEVIIHQDPISVVAKEKSKLRERF; encoded by the coding sequence ATGAGCTATTCTTATGAAAAACTAGTTAAGAAAGCGACCTATTTAGCTGTTATTTTCGCCTTAATCTTAATTACAATCAAGTTATTTGCTTGGTGGATGACCGGTTCGATAAGCTTATTAGCATCATTATTTGATTCTTCTATGGATTTACTCGCCTCCGGTATCAATTTTATTTTAATCCGCTATTCATTAAGGCCTGCGGATGATAATCATCGTTTTGGGCATGGTAAAGCCGAATCATTAGCTGCTTTAGCGCAAAGTGCCTTTATTATTGGGTCGGTCGCTTTTTTATTATTAAATAGTGTGAAATTATTAAGTCGGCCGGCTCAAATTGATTATCCTTTATTGGGAATTATTATTTCGTCAGTATCCGTTTTTTTGACACTGGGTCTTGTGCTATATCAACGACATGTTATTAAACTTACCGATAGTCAAGCTGTGAAAGCTGACATGTTACATTATTCATCCGATCTGTTAATGAATGGTGCGGTTGTTATCGCTTTAATCTTAAGCTGGTGTGGTGTTATTTATGCTGATGCTATTTTTGCTTTGCTAATTAGCTGTTATATTCTATTTAGCGCCGTAAAAATTGCTTTTAGTGCGGTTCAAGATTTATTAGATAAGGCGCTACCTGAGGTAGATAATGCAAATATTTTAGATATTGCCTCGTCTTTTTCTGAGGTTCATGGAATACATGATCTAAAAACTCGCCGATCAGGGCCAATGACATTTGTACAATTGCATGTAGAGCTTGATGATAATATGCCTTTGTTCGAAGCTCATGCAATCGCTGATAAAATTGAGAAACTTATTTCACAGAAATATCATCCTGCAGAAGTCATTATTCATCAAGATCCTATCTCAGTTGTGGCAAAAGAAAAATCTAAATTGAGAGAACGGTTTTAA